Genomic DNA from Haloarcula marina:
AACGCTGGTCACCGGATTCAACGAGAGCGGGGCCGCTCGGAAGCGAGCGGAGTAGCGGGGGTCCGCAGGAACCTGGGACAGCGATGCGACGAGCGTCGCGACCCACAGCGTAGTAGCGGCCCCGGCGGAGCGGCGACCGACCCGCGAGCGGCCCGTCGGGCGATTATTTACCAGCGGGTGACATACTGACGCACATGCGCGTCAGTCGTGCCCGCGTCGAGGAAGTGTTGTTGGCAATCGTCCACGAAGTCAGAGCGGAGAAGGTGACCTTCCTCGCGGGGTCTATCGCCTACCACGCGTTTCTCTCGATACTCCCCCTGTTGTTGCTGTTGCTCGCCGTCCTCCAGCGAACGGAGAATCTCGCTCTCAGGGACTCTATCGTCGGTATCATGCAGTTGGTGCTGACCCAACAGGCCAGCGACGTCATCCAGCAGGGACTGACCGAGGCCGACGCATCCATCTCCATCCTCGGCATCGTCATCCTCGTCTGGGGGGCGCTCCGCATCTTCCGCGGCCTCGATACGGCCTTCTCGGACATCTACGAGACCGAACGCTCGAACACCTTCCTCGACCAACTCAGCGACGGCATCCTCCTGCTCGTGACCGTCGGCATCGCCATCATCGCCGCCAGCCTCGTCGGGAACGCCATCTCCCTCGACGGCGACGGACTCCTGACGACGCTCTTGCGGGGCGCGCTCACCACCGCCGGACTGTTCGTCGTCTTCTATCCGATGTACTACATCTTCCCCGACACCGACTGCTCGCTCGTCGAAGTCGTCCCCGGAACGGTCTTCGCCGCCGTCGGTATCGCCGTCGCGCAAGTCCTCTTCACGACGTTCAAAGCCGGGAGCGCGGGCGGGAACCTCGTCGCCAGCATCGTCCTCCTGCTGACGTGGCTGTACGTCGTCGGCCTCGTCATCCTGCTGGGCGTCGCCATCAACGCCGTCCTCTCGAACCGCTCGGGGGACGTGGACATCGACCCGGTGTTGGGCGGCGTCCCGCGGCGGAAAGGCGACGGCCTGACCACCGTCGACCGGAAGGCGCTCCTGACGGATTTAGACGAACTGGCGACGCTGCTGCGCGAACGCGACGACCCAATGACGGTTCGCGTCGCTGGCGAGGAGTTCGAAATCGCCTCGCCGGAGACGGCCCGCATCGAGTCCTCGACGGCGGTCTTCGGCCTCGACGACTCGGTGGGGCTGACGCTGCGCTGGTGGCCCGATACGGACGCCTCACAGCGCGACGACGAGGAGTGAGAGTCGCCGAGTGACGAACTCCGCGGCCCCGGCGACTCGGCGACTACGCCGTCCGGTCGCTACAGACCAGCACCGGCCGCTCTGTTCCGAGGACGACCTGTTGGGTGACGCTCCCGAACAGCGCCTTCCCCGCCGGTGAGCGCTTGCGGCCGCCGACCACGAGGAGGTCGGCGTCGAACTCGTCGGCGACTGCCAACAGTTCCGCTGCTGGTTCCCCGGTCCGCCCTTCGAGCGAGACGGCGATACCGGCGTCTTCGAGAATCTCGCGCGCCCGTCGAACCGAACCCACCTGCGTCACGGTGGCGGCCTCGGGGTTGTCTTCGAAATCGTGGACCAGCGTGACGTGCGTCGCCTCGCAGTCGAGGGGCATCTCGACCAGTTCCGTCGCCTGTGCGCGCGCTCGGTTCTCGTTGCGGTCGATGCCGACGACTATCTCGTACATACAGGCCAGTCACGTCGCAGAACCAAAGTCACGACACCGATAATGGTCGGGTCCTCAGTCGCCGAACGGCCCCATCCCGCCGCCGCCCATCCCGCCCATGCCGCCGCCACCGCCGCCGCCCTGCTGCATCTTCTTCATCATCCGCTCCATGTCGCCGTCGCCCATCCCCTGGAACTGCTTGAGCATCTGGTCCATCTGCTTGTGTTGCTGGAGCAGTTCGCGCACGCGCTCCTCGGGCTTGCCGGACCCGCGGGCGATGCGCTCGGTTCGAGATTGGCCGACGACGCGCGGATTTTCGAGTTCCTCTTCGGTCATCGACTCCATGATGACCTCGAAGTCGCGCATCCGCTCTTGGGTCACGTCCATCGCGTTGTCGGGCAGTTGGTCCATCAGCCCCCCGCCGAGGCCGGGAATCATGTCCATCACCTGGTCGAGCGGCCCCATGTTGTTCATCGCCTCCATCTGCTTGCGCATGTCTTTCAGGGTGAACTGCCCCTCCAGCATGTCCTCGGGGTCCCAGTCTTCCTCGTCCTCGCCCGTCTCGTGCATCGCCCGCTCGACGCGTTCGGTGAGTTGCTTCAGGTCCCCCATCCCGAGCAGTCGGGAGATGAAGCCCGACGGCTCGAAACGCTCGATGTCCTTGACCGTCTCACCGGCCCCGAGGAAGGCGATGGTCGAGTCCGTCTCGTCGACGGCGGCGAGTGCCCCGCCACCCTTCGCCGTCCCGTCGAGTTTCGTGATGACCACGCCGTCGATGCCGATGGCCTCCTGGAAGTCCGCGGCCTGACTCTTCGCGCTCTGGCCCATCGCGGCGTCCAGCACGAGGAGGTTCCGGTCCGGTTGGACCTCCTGTTCGATGCGCTCTATCTGCTCGATGAGTTCCGCGTTCAGGCCGTCACGCCCCGCCGTGTCGACGATGCGCACGTCGGCGTTCTCCGTCGCCGCCAGCCCCTCGCGGGCGATTTTCACCGGGTCGTCCTCGTCGGGGTCGCCGTAGAAGTCCACCTCGGCGCGCTCGGCCATCTCTTTCGATTGGTCGTACGCGCCGGGGCGGTCGGTGTCGGTCTGGATGATGGCCGGTCGCAGGCCCTTCGTCGAGAACCACCACGCCATCTTCGCCGCCGTCGTCGTCTTCCCCGACCCGTACAGGCCCGCGAGCATGATGGTCTGTTCTTCCAGCGGGAGGTCCGTCGACTCGCCGACGAGGTCGACGAGTTCCTCGTAGACGATGCGGAGCACCCAGTCCCGCGGCGTCGTCCCGGCGGGCGGGTCCTCGTCGAGCGCGCGCGTCTTGATGTTCGAAGAGAGCTCTTGGACGAGCGAAACGTCGACGTCGGCTTGTAGTAGCGACCGCTGAATCTCCTTGACGATGTCCTCGATGTCCTCCTCGGAGATGCGGGACTTCCCCCTGAGGTCGTCGAGCGTCCCCCGGAGAGAACTGCCCAAATCGTCGAGTACCATTGTTGTGCCGGGGTACGCGACCGCACCGTAAAGGCTTGTTGTCAGCATCGGCGTGACGAAAGGGACAAGACCGCCAGTCCGTTGGTGTCGACAATGGCCGTCCTCGGACAACTCGGGTACATGCTCGCCTTCCTCGCCGCTGGCGTGGGCCTGCGCCGCGTCGGCGTCTTGGACGACGAGCGGACGGACCTGCTGACCGCGCTGGCCTTCTACGTCGCCCTGCCCGCGCTCGTGTTCGCCTCGACGTACGGGCGACCGCTCGGCGAACTCGTCTCGCCCGCCCTGCTGATCGGCTTTTGGGCGGTCCTCGCGTCGACGGTCGGTCTCAGTTGGCTCCTCAACCGCGGCCGCGGCGACGCCCGCAAGAGCGTCGCCGTCGTCCAGTCCTACCACGGCAACATGGGCTTTCTCGGCCTGCCGCTGGTGGCCGCGACGCTGGGCGGGGACGCCGCCGCCGTCGCCAGCGTCATCCTCGGCGTGGGTTCGCTGAGCTTCGTCTTCATCACCGTCTTCCTCTTGATTCGGCTGAACGACAGCGACGCGTCGCTCGTGGGCGAACTCCGCGAACTGCTGACCAACCCGGTGTTGCTGGCGCTGGCGGCCGGTATCGGTGCATCGCTCGCGGGCGTCGGCGTTCCGGCGGCGGTGCTGGCTGGGATGGACGCCCTCTCCGCACTCGCGCTCCCCCTCGCCCTGCTCTGTATCGGCGGGACGCTCGATACGGACCTCTCGCTCGGGTCGGTTCGGGAGAGCGCCAGCATCGTCGCGCTCAAGGTGGTGTGGATGCCCGCGCTGGCGTGGGCCGTCTTCTCCGCACTCGGACTCGGACCGACGGCGCTGGCCGCCGCCGTCGTCATGCTCGGCGTCCCAACCGCCGTCTCGACGTACGTCTACACGAACGAACTCGGTGGCGACGCCGCCTTCGCCTCGCTCAACGTCTTCGTGACGACGGTAGCCTCGCTCGGAACGCTCTCCGTGCTCGTCTGGCTGTTCGGCTGACCGCACGCTTTTGCCCCGCGGGACCGCCTCCTCGCTATGGGCTACCACCACATCGACCCCGAGGACCTCCCCGAGACAGCGGACTACCCGTGTGACCGCCGCGGTATCGCCGATGCCGCCGAACTCCACGCGCTCCACGCCGCCACCTACGAGATGGCCCCCGGCGAGCAGTTGCCCCGGAGTTACCACTACCACCAGCAACGCGAGGAACTGTTCTACGTCCTCACCGGCACGCTCCACGTCGAGACGCCCGAGGAGGAGTTCGTCGTCCCCGCCGACGAGGTGTTCGTCGCCGAACCCGAGAGCCCACACCGGGCGTTCACCCCCGCCGACGCCGACGGCCCGACGAAGGTGCTCGGCGTCGGCGCGCCGAAGACGGACATCGCGCTGCCGTACGACCCGGACAGCGAGGACTAACGCCTTTCACCTACGCTTTTGCCCCCTGCCCGCGCACGGCCACGTATGACGAGCAAACAGGCAGTTCAGCAGGGACTCATCGACAGCGGCGTCACCGCCGTCCTCCGCGGCATCCCCGAGGAGAAGATGGTCGACGTAGCGAAGGCCATCCACGAGGGCGGCGTCACGGCGCTGGAACTCACCGCCGACGCCAAGCGGTGTTCGGACATGATTGCCGCCGTCGACAAGGAACTGGAAGGCACGGACGCCATCATCGGCGCTGGCACCGTGATGGACGCCGCCGCCGCGCGCAACGTCATCGAGGCCGGGGCGGAGTTCGTCCTCGCGCCGAACCTCAACGAGGACGTCATCGACGTGTGCAACCGCGAGGGTGTCGTCGTCGTCCCCGGCGTCATGACGCCCAGCGAGGCCGCCGACGCGATGGAGGCGGGCGCAGACATCCTGAAGATGTTCCCGGCCTCCACCGTCGGCCCGGGCCACATCGGCGCGCTCCAGGGACCGCTCGGCGACATCCCCATCATGCCGACCGGCGGCGTCTCCGTCGACAACGTCGCAGAGTACTTCGACGCCGGTGCCGTCGCCGTCGGCGCTGGCTCCGCCCTCGTCGACTACGAGGCCATCGAGAACGACGACATGGACCAAGTGCGCGAGAGCGCCGCCGCGTTCGTCGAGGCCGTCGAGGCCGCGAGAGAGTAGCGAGGGGCGCGCGACTGCGAGGAGCGCGGTCCTCGGTGGAGCGGGGAGCGCAAGCGACCCGCGGAACGACAGCGAGGGTCTGAGCGGAGCGAGGACCCTCGACGGAACGCCGACGACCCCCGTTTTTCTCGACGCACACCGCGAGCGATAGCGCCGCCGAAGAGTCGCCGAAACAAGCAAAACAATTATGAAATAGTATTTCACAAATAATCGTATGCGAACGAGTGGCGCGGTGATTGGGGTGGACGGGGGACAGTGGTGGGAACACACGTGGGGTGGCCGTGACCGGCCGGACGGGCGGGGTCGCCGATGAGCGACGACGGCCTCCTCGGCCTCGTGCGCACGGCGACGCCGAACGTCGTCCGCCGGAGTTTCGCGCTGAAGTTCTTCATCGCGCTCCTGTGTATCGGCCTGTTGGTGGGGAGCGTCGGCGCACTGGGCACCCAACAGATGACCGCCGAGTTCGAGCAACAGGTACTGGACGAACACGCGACGACGGCCAAGCAGGAGGCCGACAGCCTGGCGAACTGGAACCGGCAGAACTCGCGATTCGCGGAGACGATGGCGCGTTCCCAACCGGTGCGGGCCGGGAACGTCTCGGCGATGCAGCGGCGTTTCGACCGGGAGATGCGCGAGCGTAACTTCGACGCCGACGACCAACCGAACCTCCACTACGTCGACACCGGGACGGGCGTCGTCGCCGCCTCGACGAAGTCGAACTATCGCGGGGAGTCCGTCGACATCCTGAACGAGACGGTCCAATCGGCGCTCGATACCGGGTCGGCAACGGTCATCACCGACGCCTACACCGACACGCCGACGCTCGAATCGCCGCAACCGCGAATCGCCTACGTCACGCCGGTCGGCCCCAGTACGGACGCCGTCGTGGTCTACACCGTCCCGTTGCAGATGCGCACCGGGACGCTCTCGGGGACGGGGACGAGCACCAGCATGGTCGTCGGCGGAGACAATCAGGTCCTCTTTCACGAACTGAACAACGACCTGTTGCGCACGCCGTACGGCGAGGACAACGGCGCGCCCGCCGCCGCCCGCGAGTCCGGCCCCGCGGACCCCGGCGCACTGCGGGCCGGACCGGCCCACGGCGCGCTGAACGGCACGGCGAGCATGGCCGGGCAGGAGTACGTCGTCGGCTACGCGCAGGTGCTCGACACCGACTGGGTCGTCCTCGTCCACACCGACATCGAGACGGCCTACGGGACCGTCCGGAGCGTCGCGAACCGCGGCCTCGTCGCGACGGCACTGGGTATCGCCGCCATCGGCGCTATCGGGGCCGTCCTCGGCCGCAACACCGCCAACGCACTGAGTCGCCTCACCAAGAAGACCGAAGCGATGCAACGGGGCGACCTCGACGTGGAGATACGCTCGGGACGGGTCGACACCGTCGGCCGCCTCCACGACGGGTTTGCGGCGATGCGCGACTCGCTACAGGACCGCATCGACGAGGCCGAACGCGAGCGCAAACGCGCCGAAGTCTCGCGCGAGGAGGTCATCGAGACGAACGCCTACCTGCAAGAGACCGCGGCGACCTACTCCGAGGTGATGGAACGGGCCGCCGCTGGCGACCTCACCCAGCGGATGGCGACCGACGGCGAACACGACGCGATGGACGCCATCGCGGGCGACTTCAACGAGATGATTACCGAACTGGAGAAGACCACCGGCCAACTGAAGCGCTT
This window encodes:
- a CDS encoding YihY/virulence factor BrkB family protein, which encodes MRVSRARVEEVLLAIVHEVRAEKVTFLAGSIAYHAFLSILPLLLLLLAVLQRTENLALRDSIVGIMQLVLTQQASDVIQQGLTEADASISILGIVILVWGALRIFRGLDTAFSDIYETERSNTFLDQLSDGILLLVTVGIAIIAASLVGNAISLDGDGLLTTLLRGALTTAGLFVVFYPMYYIFPDTDCSLVEVVPGTVFAAVGIAVAQVLFTTFKAGSAGGNLVASIVLLLTWLYVVGLVILLGVAINAVLSNRSGDVDIDPVLGGVPRRKGDGLTTVDRKALLTDLDELATLLRERDDPMTVRVAGEEFEIASPETARIESSTAVFGLDDSVGLTLRWWPDTDASQRDDEE
- a CDS encoding universal stress protein, yielding MYEIVVGIDRNENRARAQATELVEMPLDCEATHVTLVHDFEDNPEAATVTQVGSVRRAREILEDAGIAVSLEGRTGEPAAELLAVADEFDADLLVVGGRKRSPAGKALFGSVTQQVVLGTERPVLVCSDRTA
- a CDS encoding signal recognition particle protein Srp54, coding for MVLDDLGSSLRGTLDDLRGKSRISEEDIEDIVKEIQRSLLQADVDVSLVQELSSNIKTRALDEDPPAGTTPRDWVLRIVYEELVDLVGESTDLPLEEQTIMLAGLYGSGKTTTAAKMAWWFSTKGLRPAIIQTDTDRPGAYDQSKEMAERAEVDFYGDPDEDDPVKIAREGLAATENADVRIVDTAGRDGLNAELIEQIERIEQEVQPDRNLLVLDAAMGQSAKSQAADFQEAIGIDGVVITKLDGTAKGGGALAAVDETDSTIAFLGAGETVKDIERFEPSGFISRLLGMGDLKQLTERVERAMHETGEDEEDWDPEDMLEGQFTLKDMRKQMEAMNNMGPLDQVMDMIPGLGGGLMDQLPDNAMDVTQERMRDFEVIMESMTEEELENPRVVGQSRTERIARGSGKPEERVRELLQQHKQMDQMLKQFQGMGDGDMERMMKKMQQGGGGGGGMGGMGGGGMGPFGD
- a CDS encoding AEC family transporter translates to MAVLGQLGYMLAFLAAGVGLRRVGVLDDERTDLLTALAFYVALPALVFASTYGRPLGELVSPALLIGFWAVLASTVGLSWLLNRGRGDARKSVAVVQSYHGNMGFLGLPLVAATLGGDAAAVASVILGVGSLSFVFITVFLLIRLNDSDASLVGELRELLTNPVLLALAAGIGASLAGVGVPAAVLAGMDALSALALPLALLCIGGTLDTDLSLGSVRESASIVALKVVWMPALAWAVFSALGLGPTALAAAVVMLGVPTAVSTYVYTNELGGDAAFASLNVFVTTVASLGTLSVLVWLFG
- a CDS encoding cupin domain-containing protein translates to MGYHHIDPEDLPETADYPCDRRGIADAAELHALHAATYEMAPGEQLPRSYHYHQQREELFYVLTGTLHVETPEEEFVVPADEVFVAEPESPHRAFTPADADGPTKVLGVGAPKTDIALPYDPDSED
- a CDS encoding bifunctional 4-hydroxy-2-oxoglutarate aldolase/2-dehydro-3-deoxy-phosphogluconate aldolase codes for the protein MTSKQAVQQGLIDSGVTAVLRGIPEEKMVDVAKAIHEGGVTALELTADAKRCSDMIAAVDKELEGTDAIIGAGTVMDAAAARNVIEAGAEFVLAPNLNEDVIDVCNREGVVVVPGVMTPSEAADAMEAGADILKMFPASTVGPGHIGALQGPLGDIPIMPTGGVSVDNVAEYFDAGAVAVGAGSALVDYEAIENDDMDQVRESAAAFVEAVEAARE
- a CDS encoding PDC sensor domain-containing protein; this translates as MSDDGLLGLVRTATPNVVRRSFALKFFIALLCIGLLVGSVGALGTQQMTAEFEQQVLDEHATTAKQEADSLANWNRQNSRFAETMARSQPVRAGNVSAMQRRFDREMRERNFDADDQPNLHYVDTGTGVVAASTKSNYRGESVDILNETVQSALDTGSATVITDAYTDTPTLESPQPRIAYVTPVGPSTDAVVVYTVPLQMRTGTLSGTGTSTSMVVGGDNQVLFHELNNDLLRTPYGEDNGAPAAARESGPADPGALRAGPAHGALNGTASMAGQEYVVGYAQVLDTDWVVLVHTDIETAYGTVRSVANRGLVATALGIAAIGAIGAVLGRNTANALSRLTKKTEAMQRGDLDVEIRSGRVDTVGRLHDGFAAMRDSLQDRIDEAERERKRAEVSREEVIETNAYLQETAATYSEVMERAAAGDLTQRMATDGEHDAMDAIAGDFNEMITELEKTTGQLKRFAEQVEESGTVVGSSAASVKDAAEQVAESVQTISDDAHVQRENLQRATESVDAAVAALDDGDVAAARDELDSVAGTLTEVADATEHTMAEAENVAGAAEEQAAELNEVSRRADELVRYVRPLHDVLDRFETESEHQFVFTGGPSLGEGERDD